Within the Myxococcaceae bacterium JPH2 genome, the region GGGTCACCCGCCTTGACGGAGACCTCGCCCCGAGGATTGGTGAACTCGGCGATCGGGACCTGACCCTCGGACTTGTAGCCGATGTCGACGATCGCGAAGTCCTTCGTCACCTGGACCACGGTTCCCTTGACGATCTCCCCTTCCTTGAGGATGCCGTCACCGCCACGCTCCTTGAGCGAGGCCTCGAACAGTGCCGCGAAATCCTCGTCACCACCGGCGTCCATCCCGACCTGCTGGTTCACGTTCTGCTGCATGAAATGAAAGTCCTTGGAAACGGTACAACTGCCCCCTGTTTGAGAATGAATCGCAGCGCCTGCGGGGAGCAACCGGTCGCTGCGGGCGTCCCTCCAATAGGGACATGATGCATGTTGAGGCCGCGCACCCTAGACACCGCTTATTCCGGTAGTCAAGCAGGCGCGTGCCTCATGTGAGGACTCGGGAGAAACTCCCCCTGGCCCTGTCTGCCCCGGGTGGGGTGTCCGACGCCCGCTCCGCGTGAGGGCGGGACCCTTGATGTAGGGATGCTCGCTGCGCGCCGCACCTGCTCGCCGCCGAGGGGAGCGCCCCTGCCCTGCCCGCCCGGTGGGACTGCCTGGACAGGAACGAGCGACGGGTGCGCTCGAAACAGGTGCGACATTTCGCGCCGGGGTTCGTCTTCCCGGTGGGCGGGGGCCGAGAAGTTCCGCGTCCGGCACGAAACACGGGGAGGTGCGCCCGGGGGGGTGGACTTGTTCCCGCGTGCCGGCGGATTCGGCCCCGCCCGTCTACCGCTTGCCTCCTAGCTGATGAGGCGGAACGTCTCGCGGGCGATCACCAGGCGCTGCACCTCGCTGGTGCCCTCGTAGATGGTCTGCACGCGCGCGTCGCGGAAGTAGCGCTCCACCGGGAACTCGTCGATGTAGCCGTAGCCGCCGTGGAGCTGGACCGCCTTGTCGCACACGCGGTTGCTCGTCTCGCTGGCGAACAGCTTGGCCATGGACGCCTCGCGGGTGAAGGGCTGCTTCTGCTCCTTCAGGTACGCGGCGCGCAGGGTCAGCAGCTCCGCCGCGGACAGCTGCGTCTTCATGTCCGCCATCATGAAGCGAGGTCCCTGGAACTCCGCCACGGCCTCGCCGAACGCCTTGCGGTCCTTCGTGTACGAGACGGTGGCCTCCATCGCCGCGCGGGCCACGCCGCACGCCTGCGCCGCGATGCCAATGCGCCCGCCGTCCAGCGCGGTCATCGCCAGCTTGAAGCCGTCGCCCTCCTTGCCCAGGAGGTTCTCGGCGGGGATCTCGCAGTCCTCGAAGGTGAGCGCCACCGTGTTGGAGGCGCGCAGGCCCATCTTGTCCTCGTGCCGGCCGATGTGCAGACCCTTCGTGCCGCCCTCGACGATGAAGCAGGACAGGCCCTTGTTGCCCACGCCGGACGTGCGCGCCCACACCACCATCACCCCGGCGTGCGCGCCGGAGGTGATCCACTGCTTGCTGCCGTTGAGGAC harbors:
- a CDS encoding acyl-CoA dehydrogenase family protein, which codes for MNLELTETQTLIRDTARKFARERVAPQARAMDREERFPTEIFRELAELGLLGVNLPSKYGGAEAGVVAYALAMMEMAAADASVSVAMAVTNMCAELIHAFGTDAQRETYVTRLTSGEAVVGSFALSEPHAGSDPGALLTSAVKRGDRYVLNGSKQWITSGAHAGVMVVWARTSGVGNKGLSCFIVEGGTKGLHIGRHEDKMGLRASNTVALTFEDCEIPAENLLGKEGDGFKLAMTALDGGRIGIAAQACGVARAAMEATVSYTKDRKAFGEAVAEFQGPRFMMADMKTQLSAAELLTLRAAYLKEQKQPFTREASMAKLFASETSNRVCDKAVQLHGGYGYIDEFPVERYFRDARVQTIYEGTSEVQRLVIARETFRLIS